Below is a genomic region from Mycolicibacterium neworleansense.
GCATGTCCTCGCGATCGAAGGCCTTGACGACCCGGATGGACTGCAGGCCCTCCTCCGCGACCGCGACGATGTCGGATTCCCGTCTGCGCACCTCATGGGTCGCCGCCTTCACGGCCTTTCGGATCCGGGACACGAACAACAGGAGCAGGGGCGCCACGGCGAGCGCGATGAGCGTGAAATCCCACTGCAGCCACAACATCATGGCCAGCATCCCCACGATGGTCAGCAGGTCGGTTGCGATGCCCAGGGTCGAGGACGACGCGAAGCTCTGGATGGTGTCGACGTCGTCGGTGAGCGTGCTCAAGATGGGGCCGACGCGGTGGGTGTCGAAGTAGTTGAGCGACAACTGCTGCAGGTGGTGGTAGGCGCGGGTGCGCAGATCGTTGCCGATGCGCTGGCCGACGGTTTCGGTCAGGTAGTTGGAGATGTACGACGCGATCGCTGCCACCACGGCGATGACCAGGACCATGATCGCCGCGAGACCGGCGATGTGCATCTTGGTTTCGCCGCCCAGCAGCGGCTGCAGCAGGCCATGCAGCCAACCGGGCAGCGGGTGGTGACCGACCACGCTGTCCAGCACGACCTTCAACGGCCAGGGCGCGGCCAGGCCGGTGGCGATCTGGATCAGCAGGACCGCGAAGATTCCGGCGACCAGCAATCGGTACGGGCGGATCAGCTCAAGAATCAGTCGCATCGCGCCCGTCGCCTCGATTGTCGGTGTTGACGTCCAGTTTGTCGCCACACATTACAACGCCACGACGACGCCGGAGTGAACAAGTGGCCGACGGCCGGACGCCTCACGGCAAAGGCGGCGACGCGGTCACTGCGATGCGGACATCACCGGCGGCTTCTGCGTCGTGCGCTCGATGTCCGTTGCGTTGGCGTCACTTTCGCACCAGCCCGGCGGGCCGAACAGGTAACCCAGCCGGCCGCGCCAGGTCCGAGCCCGCCAGACGTCACCGACCATGGCCACGAACTCGTGGTAGTTGACCTTGATCGGGTTGTGGGTGTCGATGTTCTTGGTCAGCCCGTAGCGCACGGGTTCGCCCTCTTCCACGAAGGTGCCGAACATCCGGTCCCACAGGATGAAGATGCCGGCGTAGTTCTTGTCGAGGTAGGGATTGTTGGCGCCGTGGTGCACCCGATGATGCGACGGGGTGTTGAACACGTACTCGATCACGCGGGGAAGTCGGTCGATGCGCTCGGTGTGGATCGGGAACTGGTAGAGCAGCACGATCGCCTGTGACAGGAAGACCAGCCAGGCCGGGATGCCGATCAGGGCCAAACCCACGTACCCGATGGTGGCCAGAAACGACCCGGGAATCAGCCAGGACAACCGCATGGCGGTGGACAGGTTGAAGTACTGGCTGGAGTGGTGCACGTTGTGCGCCGCCCAGAACAGCCGAATCCGGTGGGACATCCGGTGTTGCAAGTAGTAGGCCAGGTCGGCCAGCACGATGGCCAGCACCCAGACCCACCAGTGCGAGGCCGACAGATGCAACGGCGTCACGGATGCGGCGATCGCGACCATGGGGACTGCGATGAACTTGTCGAGCGGTCGCAGCACCAGGCCCAGGGCGTAGATCGACAGGTTCGTTGCGCTGTCCCGCCACGAGATCGCGGGCCGGGTACGGGCGGCATCCTTGTCCTTGTCGAAGCGATAGCTCAGGAATTCGACCGCCATGAGGACGAAGAAGGCGGGCATCGCGTAGAGCCCGATCCGGATCGGATCCATCGGGGCTACCTCGTGTCTTTCTTGCGGTCTTTCTTGGGCATACCGGCCAGCTGCCAAGCCAGTGCCTGGCCGAACAGTTCCGCGGGTACGCGGTCGGCGTCGATCCGGCGCTGCCGGATCAGCCCCTGGAACAGCGCGAGAACCACCACGGCGAACCTCTCCACGGAGACGTTGTCGTCGATGTTGTTGCGCTCCAATGCATCGGTGAGGATCTCGCGCAGTGCGGCCAGCGTGCGGGCCGACCGACCCCGCAGAATCTGCATGGCATCGGGATTGCGCACGGCGTGCAGCCAGAACTCGGCCTGGATCGCCTCGAATTCGATGTCGTTGTCGGCGATTTCGACGAGCATCCGCCCCAGGGCGGTCAGCGGTCCCTCATCGGCGTTGCCGGAGATGGTCTGCACCACCTGGTCGAGCCGACCGGACGCACGTTCATTCATCAGCTCCGAGAACAACTCCTCCTTGCTGGAGAAGTTCGAATAGACGGCGCCGACCGAGTAACCCGCTGCCGCCGCGATCTCGTCCACCGACGCCGCGGCGTAACCCTTACGGGCGCAGGTTTGGGCGGCGGCGTCGAGTAGTGCCGCTCGAGTTCTCGCCTGGTTCTCGGCTCTCGTCAGCCGTACCGGCTTCGGTTCCTTGCCACTTCGATCGTCGCCCATATTTCAGATAGTAGCCGTTATCTGAAATTTCGGATAGTGCCCGCTATCCGAAATAGCGCCAGTCCCGTCAGCGGCCGGTCGGGGCAATCGGCGAGTGTCCTTCTTCGGGGTCCCGGTGTATGAGCCGCAGTGGCTCGTCGGCCGCCAAACAGTTGCTCGCGCCCATGATGAAGCGTTGAGCAAGGCTTACGGCGAACTCGTTGATCTCGCCAGGAAGCAACAGGGTCGCAATCAGGCACCGCCCCGAATTCAGGGACCGCTCGCAATCCTGACTCATGCTTGGCTACAACGGGATCCGGAAACCTCAGGTGACTGGGGCTGGGTCGCCGGTGTCCAATTCGATGCGAACGTAGCCATCATCAGCTACTCGGTGATACGTCCACACGCCTTGAGGATGGGACGTCGCCTGTCTCAGGCGTCGTCGAGTAGATCCGGGGTCACCGCCGACTCGGTGTCGGGAATCCCGTCCTGCTTGGCCTTGCGGTCGGCCATCGACAGCAGGCGCCGGATACGGCCGGCCACAGCATCTTTCGTCATCGGCGGGTCGGCGAGCCGGCCCAGCTCCTCCAGCGACGCCTGGCGGTGCTCGACCCGCAGCTTGCCCGCGGCGGCCAGGTGATCGCCGACCGGCGCAGGTTGGCGTCGTCGAAATTGGCCAGACGATTGGCGGTGGCGCGGACCTCACGGCGCATGCGCCGCTCCTCCCACGTCAACCGAGTGTCCTGGGCGCCCATCCGGGTCAGCAGGGCACCGATCGCCTCGCCGTCACGCACCACGACCCGGTCACTGCCGCGTACCTCGCGGGCCTTGGCGCTCACGCCGAGCCGACGCGCCGCACCGACGAGGGCGAGCGCCGCCTCCGGGCCCGGGCAGCTGACCTCCAGGGCCGACGACCGGCCCGGCTCGGTCAACGATCCGTGCGCGAGGAACGCCCCACGCCACGCGGCCTCGGCGTCACCGACGCTGCCGCCCACCACCTGGGCGGGCAGGCCCCGAACCGGGCGGCCGCGGAGATCGAGCAAGCCGGTCTGCCGGGCCAACGCCTCGCCATCGGCGGCCACTCGCACCACATAGCGGGTGTTCTTCCGGATTCCACTGGCCGACAGCACGTGCACCACGGCGTTGTACCCGTAGAGGTCGTAGATGTCCTTGCGTAGCCGGCGCGCGATGATCCCGAGGTCCACCTCGGCCTCGACCACCACCCGGCCGGCCACGATGTGCAGCCCGCCGGCAAAACGCAACAATGACGCCACCTCCGCGCGGCGAGCAGTCACCGAGTTGACTACCAGGCGGCTCAGCTCGTCCTTCACTTCGGCTGTCATCGCCACGGATTGTCCCCTCTCGGTGTATTCGGCGCCGGCTCCTGGTGCCCGACGTCGAGCGACCTCGCAGCGGGCGTGGGAACGGTGGGCTCCTGCACGGCCCGCCCTGGCGTCGACGCGCGTAACCGGACCCCCTCCAGCACCGCGGCCAACTTCGCCGGGTCATGTAAAGGTGTACCAGGTCTGGACACGTCAGCAAACTCAACTCTGGCGTTGAGGATGTTGGCGGTGCGGCTGAGTTGCTCCCGTTCACGGTCGCTCGGCACCCGGCTGGCATCGACGATGATGTCATGCACGCTGAAGTCCGGAGCATGCTGGGCCAGAACGTGGATGTGACGCTCCGCCGAGAACCCCGCCGTCTCCCCCGGCTCGGCCGCCAGGTTCAGCACGAGCGCACGGCGCGCCGTCGTCGCTCGCAGTGCGGCAGCCAACTGCGGCACCAGAACGTGGGGAATGACACTGGTGAACCACGACCCGGGCCCGAGCACCACGAGATCCGCGCTCATGATGGCCTCGACGGCCTGCCGGGTCGCCGGTGGATCACCCGGCAGCAGCCGGACCCGGCGTACCTTGCCCACCGTGGTGGCGATCGCCACCTGACCGCGGATCACCCGGCTCATCCGGGGATCGGACTCCAGGCCCGCGACGTCGGCCTCGATCTGCAGCGCGATCGGACACATCGGCAGCACCCGGCCCTTCACACCCAGGATCCGCCCCAGCTCGTCGAGCGCGGCAACCGGATCGGCCAGCACCTCGCTGAGACCCGCCAGCATCAGATTGCCGATCGGGTGACCGGCCAGCGCGCCACTCCCACCGAACCGGTGCTGGATGATGGTCGCCCACAAGCGGCCGTGCGGACTGTCGGAAGCCAAGGCCGCCAACGCCATTCGCAAGTCACCCGGCGGCACCACGTCGAGCTCGCTGCGCAACCGTCCCGACGAACCACCGTCGTCGGCCACCGTCACCACGGCCGTCACGTGTGGGCTGAGTCGCCGGGCCGCCGACAACGTGGCGTACAACCCATGCCCTCCACCGAGGGCGACGATGCGGGCCGTCATTCGCGACCCAAATCCCGGTGCAGCACGTGCACGGTGAGCCCGTCACCGCCCTGCAACCGCTCCGCCAGCGCCTCGGCGATCGCCACACTTCGATGTTTGCCGCCGGTACAGCCGATGGCGACGGTCATATAACGCTTCCCCTCCCGGCGGTATCCGGCGATCACCACGTCCAACAGCCGATGGTAGGTGTCCAGAAATTCTCTGGCCCCCGGTTGTCCCAGTACGTAGTCACGCACATCCGGGTGTTGGCCGCTGTGCGGGCGCAACTCGTCGACCCAGTGCGGATTCGGCAGGAACCGCACGTCCATCACCGTATCCGCATCCATCGGCAGTCCGTATTTATAGCCGAACGATTCGACGGTGACATTCGTATACGCGACGGTCTCACCGCCGAAGGCTCGCTCGATGCTCTCGCGCAGCGCCGGCACCGGCAGCGCGGAGGTGTCGATCACCAGATCAGCGGCCGCGCGCACCGGGGCCAGCAACGCCCGTTCGGCGGCAATCCCTTCCGCCAGGGTCTGTGTGCCCTGCAACGGGTGGCTGCGCCGGTTCTGCTCGTAGCGGCGCACCAAAATGTCGTCGGAAGCCTCCAGGAACAACACCCGGGGGGTGATGCTGCGCGCCGCCAATTCATTGCGCACCCAGTCGAGATCGCCGGTGAAGCCACGCGACCGCACATCCATCACCACCGCCAGCTGGGTAATCCGCGATCCGGCGGCCAATCCCAACTCGACCATGCGGGCGATCAGTTCCGGCGGCAGGTTGTCGGCCACATACCAGCCGAGGTCCTCCAACACTTTGGCAGCCGTGCCGCGCCCCGCCCCGGACAAGCCGGTGACCAGCACCACGTCGATACCCGAATCCGCGTCCGCACCACCCACGATGCCGCCCTCGCGCAGATGTTCGTTCATGCGCGATCCGCCTGGCTACTCATGTCCCCGTTACCCGTCATCCCGACACCCTGCGTCGATCATCCTCGATAACCGTTGCGGGCGTCCCTGAATCGCCCAGTCCGGCATTGTTCTCGCTTAGCGGATCATCACGTTCGGGTGAGGGCTGCTCTATTGGCGGCTCGCCGCCGGGCTCGATTGGCGGCTCGCCGCCGGGCTCGATTGGCGGCTCGCCGCCGAGCGCAGCCAGGACGGCCTTCGCCGTCGTCACACCGATCCCCGGCACCGCGGTGATCTCCTCGACGGTGGCGTCCTTGAGCCGCGCCACCGAACCGAAATGCGTCACCAACGCCTTGCGGCGCTGTTCGCCCAAGCCTCGCACCGAGTCGAGGGCCGAGGCGGTCATCCGCTTGGACCGCTTGCTGCGGTGGTAGCTGATGGCGAACCGGTGTGCCTCGTCGCGCACGCGCTGCAACAGATACAGCCCCTCACTGTTTCTCGGGAAGATGATCGGATCGGGCTCTGAGGGCACCCACACTTCCTCCAGCCGCTTGGCCAGCCCGATCACCGCGACGTCGGTGACGCCCAGCTCGTCGAGCACCGCTGCCGCCGCATTGACCTGAGGTGCACCACCGTCCACCACGAACAGGTTCGGTGGGTAGGCGAACCGGCGCGGACGTTGCTCGGTGGCCGGATCGGGCTGCGCATCACTCACGTGTCGCAGGAAACGCCTGCGGGTCACCTCGGCGATCGAGGCGACGTCGTCCGAGCGTCCCCCGCCGGCCGCCTCCCGGATCGCGTAATGCCGGTAGTCCGACTTACGCGGTAGCCCGTCCTCGAACACCACGAGCGAGGCGACCACGTCGGTGCCCTGCACATGGCTGATGTCCACGCATTCGATCCGCAGCGGCGCATCGGCCAGCCCGAGGGAATCCTGAATACTCTGCAGCGCTTCCGATCTCGCATTGAAGTCGCCGGCACGCTTGAGCTTGTGCTGGGCCAGCGCCTCGTGCGCGTTGCGCGCAACGGTCTCGGCCAGGGTGCGCTTGTCGCCGCGCACCGGCACCCGCAGGCTCACCCGCGAGCCGCGAAGCCCCGACAACCAGGCCGCCAGTTCATCGGCATTCGGCGGCAACACCGGCACCAGGACCTCGCGCGGCACCGGGTTGGTCGCCTCATCGGCGGCGCCGCCCAGTTCGGCCTGCTCACCGTAGAACTGAGTGAGGAACTGCTCGACGAGGTGCTCCTGCCCGGATTGTTCTGGGTCACCGGACTTCTCGACGATCCAGCCGCGCTGGCCCCGCACCCGGCCGCCCCGCACGTGGAACACCTGCACGGCCGCCTCGAGGTCGTCATCGGCGAACGCCACCACATCGGCATCGGTGCCGTCACCGAGCACGACGGCCTGCTTCTCCAGCGCACGCTTGAGCGCGGCGATGTCATCGCGAAGCCTGGCGGCCCGCTCGAAGTCCAACTCCTCGGCGGCCGCGGTCATCTGCTGCTCCATGTCGCGCGCCAGCCGGTCGGTCTTGCCGGCCAGGAAGTCGCAGAAGTCCAGCACGATGCGCCGGTGCTCCTCGGCACTGACCCGGCCGATGCACGGCGCCGAGCACTTGTCGATGTAGCCGAGCAGACATGGGCGGTCGATCTGCCTGTGCCGCTTGAATACTCCCGCAGAACAGGTTCTGGCCGGAAACACCCGGGTCAGTAGATCGAGGGTCTCCCGGATGGCCCACGCATGCGAGTACGGGCCGAAATAGCGCACCCCTTTGCGCCGCGGCCCGCGGTACACCATCAACCGCGGGTACTCCTCGTTGAGAGTGACCGCCAACACCGGGTACGTCTTGTCGTCGCGGTAGCGGATGTTGAAGCGTGGATCGAACTCCTTGATCCAGTTGTACTCCAGCTGCAGTGCCTCGACCTCGGTGGTGACCACCGTCCACTCGACACTGCCCGCCGTCATCACCATCTGGCGGGTACGCGGCGCCAGGCTCGCGATGTCGGCGAAGTACGACGTCAGCCGACTGCGCAGGCTCTTGGCTTTACCTACGTAGATGACCCGACCGTGCGGGTCCCGGAACCGGTACACGCCCGGCTCCACTGGTATCGATCCGGGCGCCGGCCGGTACGTCGCTGGATCGGGCACGGTTTCCAGGTTACTGCCGCGATCCGACGGAACTCCGCTACCGTCGAACTGTGCGGTTGCTGGCGTCCACGCGGTCGGTCATCGCGCTGCTCAGTGTCGTCGCCGTGATCCTTGCCGGGTGCGCCGATGGCAGTCGGCGCCCGGCGAGGACCGATGCCGGACCGTGCCAGATTGTGTCCAACGGCACCCCGCTCCCCAAACCCCCGCCGCCACCCACGGCCCAACCGCCCGCACCGCCGACGACCCGGGACCTGGCCACCCAACCCGAGATCGGCACCGGCTACCGCAGCGACATGACAGCCGTGGCCACCACGACCTACGCGGTGGCCACCGCCAATCCGCTGGCCACCGAGGCCGCCTGCAAGGTGCTGCGCGACGGCGGCACCGCGGCCGACGCACTGGTGACCGCACAGGCCGTGCTCGGCCTCGTCGAGCCCCAGTCCTCCGGGATCGGCGGCGGCGGTTTCCTGCTCTACTACGACGCGGCGGGCAATGCGGTGCGCGCCTATGACGGGCGTGAGACCGCACCGGCCGCGGCCACCGAGAACTACCTGCGGTGGGTGTCCGACACCGACCGCACCGCCCCCAAACCCGATGCCCGGGCGTCCGGCCGGTCCATCGGGGTTCCCGGGATCGTGCGGCTGCTCGACGACGTCCACCGCCAGTTCGGAAAGAAGGTCTGGCGCGACCTGTTCGACCCGGCCGTGTCGATGGCCGATCGGGGATTCGACATCAGCCCGCGTCTGGCCGCGGCCATCGATGACGCCGATGCCCAACTTCGCTCGGACCCCGCCGCCGCGGCCTACTTCCTCAATCCCGACGGCAGTCCCAAACCCGTGGGCACCCGGATGACCAACCCGGCCTATGCGAAAACCTTGGGCGCCATCGCATCCGAGGGTGCCCAGGCGTTCTACACCGGTGACATCGCCCGCGCCGTCGTGGCCGCCGTCACCGATCCGAGCGGCGGCCGGACCCCGGGTGCCCTGACGGAACAGGATCTTGCCGGTTACACCGTCAAACAACGCGACCCGGTGTGCACGACCTACCGGGGCCGCGAAGTCTGCGGGATGCCGCCGCCGTCATCGGGCGGCATCGCGGTGGCGGCCACCCTCGGCATGCTCGAGCACTTCCCGATGAGCGACTACAAGCCCGCCCGCGTCGACCGCAACGGCGGGCACCCGTCGGTCACCGGGGTACATCTCATCTCCGAGGCCGAACGCCTCGCCTATGCCGACCGAGACCGCTACGTCGCCGATACCGATTTCGTCCCGCTGCCCGGTGGCTCACCCGAGACCCTGCTGAGCGGCGCCTACCTGACCGGCCGGGCCGCCCTGATCTCCAGGTACCACACGATGGGCGTAGCCGCGCCCGGCGATTTCGCGCCCCCGATCACGGTCCCGCCTGCGCGCGAACACGGCACCAGCCAGATCAGCGTCATCGACAGCTTCGGCAATGCCGCCTCGCTGACCACCACGATCGAGTCGGCGTTCGGGTCGTTCCACATGGTCGACGGCTTCCTGCTCAACAACCAGCTCACCGACTTCTCGGCCGAGCCGATCAGCACCGAAGGCCTTCCCATACCCAACCGGATTCAGCCCGGCAAGCGCCCACGCAGCACCATGGCGCCCACCCTGGTGTTCGACAAGACCGGGCCACAACGAGGACGGCTGTATGCGGTGCTGGGCTCCCCCGGCGGGGCGGTGATCATCCAGTTCGTCGTGAAAACCCTTGTCGGCATCATGGATTGGAACCTGGACCCGCAGCAGGCGGTATCCATGATCGACTTCGGCGCGGCCAACACACCGGTGACCAACGTCGGCGGGGAACATCCGCTGGTCGATACGGTCGCCAATGGGGACCGTGATCAATTGGTCGAGGGCCTGCGGGCACTTGGACACCAGGTGTCGCTGGCCGATCAATCCAGTGGGCTCTCAGCCCTGGTGCGCACGTCGTCGGGCTGGATCGGGGGGGCCGCCCCCCCCCGTGAGGGCCTGGTGCTCGGCGATGCCGGCTGAACGTGGCTGTGTCAGACCAGCTTTGAGCGGTACCGGTCGATGAGGACCCGCACCTCGTCCATGGCCTCGACCGCACGCCCCTTGTCGATCGCCTGGATCGCCATCACCGGGATGTACTCGTCGTCGGGCAGGTCCAGCCGGGCCCATCGAGCGCCGGTCGGGAAGGACACGCCGAGCGCCTCGGACCAGGGAATCACCTTGAAGCTGACCAGATTACGGACCGCCACCCCCGCCGGGCCGACCCGCAGCCGGGGCCGCGCGAACATCAGCACCACTCCGGCGATGATCGCTCCGAGCAAGGCGATGGCCACCTGATCGGAGGTCTGGAACACCACCCCGGTGGATCCGACCTTCAGCAGGGCGCCGACCGCAACGTGCGCCAGAAAGATGATCAGGGCCGCGCCATAGGCGAAATACGGTGTCCGATAGGGCCGGATGTCGAGGTCCCAGGCTTGTTCAGTCATCTGAGCATCACGCGTTGGCACGCAGTTCCCGCAGTGTCAGCGCGGTGGACAGGGCTGCCGCCGCGGCCTGCGCGCCCTTGTCCTCGGTCGAATCCGGCAGACCGGCACGGTCGAGGGCTTGTGCCTCGTTGTCGGTGGTCAGCACACCGTTGGCCACCGGGGTGGACGCATCGAGCGACACCCGGGTCAAGCCCTGCGTCACCGCATCGCAAACGTAGTCGAAATGCGGGGTCTGGCCGCGGATGACCACACCCAGCGCCACCACCGCGTCATGGGTGACCGCCAATGCCTGTGCCACCACCGGGATTTCGATCGCTCCGAGCACACGCACCACGGTCGGCTCGGCGATGCCGGCCTCGACCGCGACCTTGCGCGCCCCGTCGAGCAGCGCATCGCAGATCTGGGTGTGCCAGGTGCTGGCCACAATCGCCAGCTTCACCTTCGAGGCGTCGATCTGGGGCAGATCAGGGACTCCGTGGCCGCTCACAGGCTCGGTCCGGAATCGGTCGCAGTGGGCGGCCGACGGTCACCGAGCAGGTACACCGCCTCGTCGTAATCGTCCATGCTCACCGCTTCGTCATAGTCTTCGAGGCCGACGAGGTCGTGGCCCATCCGGTCCCGCTTGGTCATCAGGTAGCGGATGTTCTCCGAGTTCGCGCGCACCGGCAGCGGCACCCGCTCGATGATGTGCAGCCCGTAGCCGTCCAGGCCCACTCGCTTGGCCGGGTTGTTGGTCAGCAGCCGCATGGACCGGATACCGAGGTCGACCAGGATCTGCGCGCCGATGCCGTAGTCACGCGCGTCGGCGGGCAGCCCGAGTTTCAGATTCGCGTCGACGGTGTCCTCACCGGCGTCCTGCAGCTGATAGGCCTGCAACTTGTGCATCAGACCGATGCCCCGGCCCTCGTGCCCGCGCATGTAGAGCACCACGCCGCGGCCTTCGCGGGCCACCATCGCCATGGCGGCATCGAGCTGCGGCCCGCAGTCGCAGCGCCGCGAGCCGAACACGTCACCGGTCAGGCACTCGGAGTGCACCCGGACCAGGACGTCGTGACCGTCGCTGGCCGGCCCGGAGATGTCACCGCGGACAAGCGCGACGTGCTCGACGTCCTCGTAGATGCTCTTGTAGCCGACCGCCACGAACTCACCGTGCCGGGTCGGGATCCGTGCCTCGGCGATGCGCTCGATGTGCTTCTCGTGCTTGCGGCGCCACTCGATCAGGTCGGCGATCGAGATCAGCGCCAGGTCGTGATCGTCAGCGAAGACGCGCAGCTCATCGGTGCGTGCCATGTCGCCTTCGTCCTTCTGGCTGACGATCTCGCAGATCGCGCCGGCAGGCTGCAGCCCGGCCAGGCGGGCCAGGTCGACGGCCGCCTCGGTGTGTCCGGGGCGGCGCAGCACCCCACCGTCCTTGGCGCGCAGCGGAACCACGTGGCCGGGCTTGGTGAAATCGTCGGCGACGGTGGTCG
It encodes:
- the rapZ gene encoding RNase adapter RapZ, with amino-acid sequence MNEHLREGGIVGGADADSGIDVVLVTGLSGAGRGTAAKVLEDLGWYVADNLPPELIARMVELGLAAGSRITQLAVVMDVRSRGFTGDLDWVRNELAARSITPRVLFLEASDDILVRRYEQNRRSHPLQGTQTLAEGIAAERALLAPVRAAADLVIDTSALPVPALRESIERAFGGETVAYTNVTVESFGYKYGLPMDADTVMDVRFLPNPHWVDELRPHSGQHPDVRDYVLGQPGAREFLDTYHRLLDVVIAGYRREGKRYMTVAIGCTGGKHRSVAIAEALAERLQGGDGLTVHVLHRDLGRE
- the yvcK gene encoding uridine diphosphate-N-acetylglucosamine-binding protein YvcK, with the translated sequence MTARIVALGGGHGLYATLSAARRLSPHVTAVVTVADDGGSSGRLRSELDVVPPGDLRMALAALASDSPHGRLWATIIQHRFGGSGALAGHPIGNLMLAGLSEVLADPVAALDELGRILGVKGRVLPMCPIALQIEADVAGLESDPRMSRVIRGQVAIATTVGKVRRVRLLPGDPPATRQAVEAIMSADLVVLGPGSWFTSVIPHVLVPQLAAALRATTARRALVLNLAAEPGETAGFSAERHIHVLAQHAPDFSVHDIIVDASRVPSDREREQLSRTANILNARVEFADVSRPGTPLHDPAKLAAVLEGVRLRASTPGRAVQEPTVPTPAARSLDVGHQEPAPNTPRGDNPWR
- a CDS encoding sterol desaturase family protein: MDPIRIGLYAMPAFFVLMAVEFLSYRFDKDKDAARTRPAISWRDSATNLSIYALGLVLRPLDKFIAVPMVAIAASVTPLHLSASHWWVWVLAIVLADLAYYLQHRMSHRIRLFWAAHNVHHSSQYFNLSTAMRLSWLIPGSFLATIGYVGLALIGIPAWLVFLSQAIVLLYQFPIHTERIDRLPRVIEYVFNTPSHHRVHHGANNPYLDKNYAGIFILWDRMFGTFVEEGEPVRYGLTKNIDTHNPIKVNYHEFVAMVGDVWRARTWRGRLGYLFGPPGWCESDANATDIERTTQKPPVMSASQ
- a CDS encoding gamma-glutamyltransferase family protein, giving the protein MRLLASTRSVIALLSVVAVILAGCADGSRRPARTDAGPCQIVSNGTPLPKPPPPPTAQPPAPPTTRDLATQPEIGTGYRSDMTAVATTTYAVATANPLATEAACKVLRDGGTAADALVTAQAVLGLVEPQSSGIGGGGFLLYYDAAGNAVRAYDGRETAPAAATENYLRWVSDTDRTAPKPDARASGRSIGVPGIVRLLDDVHRQFGKKVWRDLFDPAVSMADRGFDISPRLAAAIDDADAQLRSDPAAAAYFLNPDGSPKPVGTRMTNPAYAKTLGAIASEGAQAFYTGDIARAVVAAVTDPSGGRTPGALTEQDLAGYTVKQRDPVCTTYRGREVCGMPPPSSGGIAVAATLGMLEHFPMSDYKPARVDRNGGHPSVTGVHLISEAERLAYADRDRYVADTDFVPLPGGSPETLLSGAYLTGRAALISRYHTMGVAAPGDFAPPITVPPAREHGTSQISVIDSFGNAASLTTTIESAFGSFHMVDGFLLNNQLTDFSAEPISTEGLPIPNRIQPGKRPRSTMAPTLVFDKTGPQRGRLYAVLGSPGGAVIIQFVVKTLVGIMDWNLDPQQAVSMIDFGAANTPVTNVGGEHPLVDTVANGDRDQLVEGLRALGHQVSLADQSSGLSALVRTSSGWIGGAAPPREGLVLGDAG
- a CDS encoding PH domain-containing protein, whose amino-acid sequence is MTEQAWDLDIRPYRTPYFAYGAALIIFLAHVAVGALLKVGSTGVVFQTSDQVAIALLGAIIAGVVLMFARPRLRVGPAGVAVRNLVSFKVIPWSEALGVSFPTGARWARLDLPDDEYIPVMAIQAIDKGRAVEAMDEVRVLIDRYRSKLV
- a CDS encoding TetR/AcrR family transcriptional regulator — translated: MGDDRSGKEPKPVRLTRAENQARTRAALLDAAAQTCARKGYAAASVDEIAAAAGYSVGAVYSNFSSKEELFSELMNERASGRLDQVVQTISGNADEGPLTALGRMLVEIADNDIEFEAIQAEFWLHAVRNPDAMQILRGRSARTLAALREILTDALERNNIDDNVSVERFAVVVLALFQGLIRQRRIDADRVPAELFGQALAWQLAGMPKKDRKKDTR
- a CDS encoding bifunctional 3,4-dihydroxy-2-butanone-4-phosphate synthase/GTP cyclohydrolase II, yielding MTRLDSVERAIADIAAGKAVVVIDDEDRENEGDLIFAAEKATPELVAFMVRYTSGYLCVPLDGEICDRLGLLPMYAVNQDKHGTAYTVTVDAKKDVGTGISASDRATTMRALADPTTVADDFTKPGHVVPLRAKDGGVLRRPGHTEAAVDLARLAGLQPAGAICEIVSQKDEGDMARTDELRVFADDHDLALISIADLIEWRRKHEKHIERIAEARIPTRHGEFVAVGYKSIYEDVEHVALVRGDISGPASDGHDVLVRVHSECLTGDVFGSRRCDCGPQLDAAMAMVAREGRGVVLYMRGHEGRGIGLMHKLQAYQLQDAGEDTVDANLKLGLPADARDYGIGAQILVDLGIRSMRLLTNNPAKRVGLDGYGLHIIERVPLPVRANSENIRYLMTKRDRMGHDLVGLEDYDEAVSMDDYDEAVYLLGDRRPPTATDSGPSL
- the ribH gene encoding 6,7-dimethyl-8-ribityllumazine synthase, which produces MSGHGVPDLPQIDASKVKLAIVASTWHTQICDALLDGARKVAVEAGIAEPTVVRVLGAIEIPVVAQALAVTHDAVVALGVVIRGQTPHFDYVCDAVTQGLTRVSLDASTPVANGVLTTDNEAQALDRAGLPDSTEDKGAQAAAAALSTALTLRELRANA
- the uvrC gene encoding excinuclease ABC subunit UvrC, which codes for MPDPATYRPAPGSIPVEPGVYRFRDPHGRVIYVGKAKSLRSRLTSYFADIASLAPRTRQMVMTAGSVEWTVVTTEVEALQLEYNWIKEFDPRFNIRYRDDKTYPVLAVTLNEEYPRLMVYRGPRRKGVRYFGPYSHAWAIRETLDLLTRVFPARTCSAGVFKRHRQIDRPCLLGYIDKCSAPCIGRVSAEEHRRIVLDFCDFLAGKTDRLARDMEQQMTAAAEELDFERAARLRDDIAALKRALEKQAVVLGDGTDADVVAFADDDLEAAVQVFHVRGGRVRGQRGWIVEKSGDPEQSGQEHLVEQFLTQFYGEQAELGGAADEATNPVPREVLVPVLPPNADELAAWLSGLRGSRVSLRVPVRGDKRTLAETVARNAHEALAQHKLKRAGDFNARSEALQSIQDSLGLADAPLRIECVDISHVQGTDVVASLVVFEDGLPRKSDYRHYAIREAAGGGRSDDVASIAEVTRRRFLRHVSDAQPDPATEQRPRRFAYPPNLFVVDGGAPQVNAAAAVLDELGVTDVAVIGLAKRLEEVWVPSEPDPIIFPRNSEGLYLLQRVRDEAHRFAISYHRSKRSKRMTASALDSVRGLGEQRRKALVTHFGSVARLKDATVEEITAVPGIGVTTAKAVLAALGGEPPIEPGGEPPIEPGGEPPIEQPSPERDDPLSENNAGLGDSGTPATVIEDDRRRVSG